In the genome of Sus scrofa isolate TJ Tabasco breed Duroc unplaced genomic scaffold, Sscrofa11.1 Contig486, whole genome shotgun sequence, one region contains:
- the LOC110258846 gene encoding ankyrin repeat domain-containing protein 26-like — MPMNNEWKKEIEKMMSKEPVTPSVLEEADSLTTGLLHVKNDSSLSERDQDDGSSSSGMHMKEVWKNEREKWSSKGPVIPPIFEKADSLPIDLLHVNDDRSLSERDQDDGRPIKRTPNEENKVKEQINSVDDFDDLTQLPETASKDRELLSSKSMNAMLLIEQLGTECKDSVSVLKKQDSVLSDDSLLEIKKSHYELLTGKIKKMKSKIIGLRTELSEAKEVKSQLEHQILGWQQEFYSLRCTLKQEEEKRRNVYKLYEKTRKELRRRKERYDKEAEMKQQLELTVQALDMELRAVRNNLNQGDESHEKAKELLPKNHMSQNEIAMLKHKIEAVENHNQEMEKKYFMDMKIVKKKYAEVRKTIKLNEETLTKIILERNELTAENTMLKSELENERQNKERLERQVESYRSRLAATHDQVQSQTSKRDLELAFQRGRDKCLPLQDEINLDVSNLKDNEVHSQQLSKSEGKSNGLETELHHGRDALREKSLVFETVPVQRDLSQAQCQKEIEHMPPSEQGKVKKYMDKQESSKGRLSQLESENLLLRQQLDDLQNKKESQQKRVINIQDQFQDTVKSLQAKSEKQYLMLEERNKELTKEYSHLKESINQYENEAMEREVVVEQLQQELADSLKKQSLSEASLELMLRDCAKLEDERQDLKKKVHQMTSKLQEAQELHIEALKCAEETQDHMQKLEIQTAKLKVMNKKQVAKTEQLRRNSLSTSLSEQEKEELQQLMELKQFLESQLDRQKKKNDGLEKEITGLKECLEMARREVNENEKGEPSAHGVVKINPTEMDIQIDTLKHKTQTASQENLAQYLESERSKENTSHESSCKTELEKYKQLYLEELKLRKSLEKKRNKLHRTNRRLAKTCVKRLMEKEQNRSLPQTFTTSPVLEPPGAENIHNSSGFRGNTTTRETLLFSTSRSRPSFDSIVTALMKVSYVILSCLHFRFLM; from the exons ATGCCCATGAACAACGAATGgaaaaaggaaattgagaaaatGATGTCAAAAGAACCTGTGACTCCATCAGTATTGGAGGAGGCTGATTCACTTACTACTGGTTTACTACATGTGAAGAATGACAGCAGCTTAAGTGAAAGAGATCAGGATGATGGCAG cagcagttCTGGCATGCATATGAAAGAAGtatggaaaaatgaaagagaaaaatggtcaTCAAAAGGACCTGTGATTCCACCAATATTTGAGAAGGCTGATTCACTGCCTATTGATTTACTACACGTGAATGATGACAGAAGCTTAAGTGAAAGAGATCAGGATGATGGCAG gcctaTAAAGAGAACACCTAATGAAGAGAACAAg gtCAAAGAGCAAATTAATTCTGTGGATGACTTTGATGACTTAACTCAGTTACCTGAAACAGCTTCCAAGGATCGTGAGTTGCTTTCCTCTAAATCTATGAATGCTATGTTGCTAATTGAACAACTTGGCACGGAGTGTAAAG ATTCTGTTAGCGTATTGAAAAAGCAGGATTCAGTTCTTTCAGATGACAGTTtactagagattaaaaaaagccACTATGAACTACttacaggaaaaattaaaaaaatgaaaagtaagatCATTGGGTTACGAACGGAGCTATCAGAAGCAAAAGAAGTGAAATCACAGTTAGAACACCAAATACTGGGGTGGCAACAAGAGTTCTACAGTTTGAG ATGCACCTTAaaacaagaagaggagaaaagaagaaatgtttataAGTTATATGAAAAAACTAGGAAGGagttaagaagaagaaaagaaagatatgatAAAGAAGCTGAAATGAAACAGCAACTTGAACTGACTGTCCAAGCACTGGACATGGAATTGAGGGCGGTGAGAAATAATCTGAACCAG GGTGATGAGAGTCAcgaaaaagcaaaagaactgtTGCCTAAAAACCACATGTCACAGAATGAAATTGCCATGTTAAAACACAAAATAGAGGCAGTGGAAAATCATAACcaggaaatggagaagaaatattttatggaCATGAAAATTGTAAAAAAGAAGTATGCTGAAGTTCGAAAGACAATAAAACTTAATGAggaaacattaacaaaaataatcttGGAACGCAATGAACTGACAGCTGAGAATACAATGCTGAAGTCTGAACTGgagaatgaaagacaaaataaagaaagactGGAAAGGCAAGTTGAATCATACCGCTCTAGATTGGCTGCCACCCATGATCAAGTGCAAAGTCAGACATCAAAAAGAGACCTGGAACTTGCCTTCCAGAGAGGAAGAGATAAGTGCTTACCCTTACAAGATGAAATAAATTTGGATGTGTCTAACCTGAAAGATAATGAGGTGCATTCCCAGCAACTGTCTAAGTCTGAAGGAAAATCCAATGGCCTAGAAACCGAGCTCCATCACGGGAGAGATGCTCTCAGAGAAAAGTCTTTGGTGTTTGAAACTGTACCTGTACAGAGAGACCTAAGCCAAGCACAGTGTCAGAAGGAAATTGAACACATGCCTCCAAGTGAACAAGGCAAAGTGAAGAAGTACATGGACAAACAGGAATCCTCGAAGGGGAGATTATCCCAACTAGAGAGTGAAAACCTCTTGCTGCGACAGCAGCTGGATGACTtgcaaaacaaaaaggagagcCAGCAGAAAAGGGTAATTAACATCCAGGACCAGTTTCAGGATACTGTGAAGAGTCTTCAAGCCAAAAGTGAAAAGCAATATCTGATGCTGGAGGAAAGAAACAAGGAGTTAACTAAGGAATATAGTCACCTAAAAGAGAGTATTAATCAGTATGAAAATGAGGCAATGGAAAGAGAA GTGGTTGTGGAACAACTTCAACAAGAACTGGCTGATTCCCTAAAAAAGCAGTCGCTGTCTGAGGCTTCATTGGAACTCATGTTACGTGATTGTGCTAAATTAGAAGATGAGAGACAGGATTTAAAGAAGAAAGTACATCAAATGACAAGTAAA ttgCAAGAAGCACAAGAACTACATATAGAAGCTCTGAAGTGTGCTGAGGAGACCCAGGATCACATGCAAAA gcTTGAAATTCAAACTGCCAAGTTAAAAGTGATGAACAAAAAGCAAGTTGCCAAAACTGAACAGCTTCGGAGAAACTCACTAAGTACAAGTTTG tctgagcaagaaaaggaagaattacaGCAACTTATGGAGTTAAAACAGTTTCTGGAAAGCCAGTTGGAtcggcaaaagaagaaaaatgatggaTTAGAAAAAGAGATTACTgg ATTGAAGGAATGCTTGGAAATGGCAAGAAGggaagtaaatgaaaatgaaaaaggagagccTAGTGCCCATGGTGTTGTAAAAATCAATCCAACTGAAATGGATATTCAGATAGATACGCTAAAACATAAG ACACAAACAGCATCTCAAGAAAACTTAGCGCAATATCTGGAATCTGAACGCTCCAAAGAAAACACTTCTCATGAATCTTCTTGTAAAACAGAATTGGAAAAATATAAGCAACTTTACctagaagaattaaaattgagAAAGTCGCTGGAAAAAAAACGAAACAA ACTTCACAGGACTAATCGGAGGCTGGCTAAAACCTGTGTGAAACGTCTGATGGAGAAAGAGCAGAACAGGTCTTTACCCCAAACATTTACTACAAGTCCTGTCCTGGAGCCACCTGGTgctgaaaatattcataatagctcTGGGTTCAGAGGAAATACTACAACAAGAGAAACCTTGTTGTTTTCTACCTCACGTTCACGGCCTTCATTTGACAGCATTGTGACTGCTTTGATGAAGGTTAGTTACGTTATCCTTTCTTGCTTACATTTCAGATTTCTGatgtaa